A region from the Vicia villosa cultivar HV-30 ecotype Madison, WI linkage group LG3, Vvil1.0, whole genome shotgun sequence genome encodes:
- the LOC131659408 gene encoding F-box/kelch-repeat protein At3g23880-like, whose product MATNITQHEFSSKDVFRHKIHDIVGSCDGILCLANYYKPLIVLCNPSIRKFKELSPFDNPRVDSQFNMTCGFDYDHVSHNYKVVVVYNFTVKGIPEYTTNVKVHTLGTNSWKNSRMFPSDTVFTEPSGKYVSGTINWLVFLKGRHSDPPFIVSFDLDKESYQKVFLPDLGEIDVFDLTLGVLRDCLCLIYDHEVWFMKEYGIKESWIKLFDLCNLQDSTNTSILTKVLYIFEDDNVLLEFSYPGKQKVTVILYDSKNPLGSHNK is encoded by the coding sequence ATGGCCACTAACATCACTCAACACGAGTTTTCATCCAAAGATGTTTTTAGACACAAAATACATGACATTGTTGGCTCTTGTGACGGAATCCTTTGTCTTGCCAACTATTATAAACCTTTAATTGTATTGTGTAATCCTTCCATTAGAAAATTCAAGGAATTATCCCCTTTTGATAACCCACGAGTGGATAGTCAGTTTAATATGACATGTGGATTCGACTATGATCATGTTTCTCATAATTACAAAGTGGTTGTTGTTTACAATTTCACTGTCAAAGGTATTCCTGAATACACAACTAATGTAAAAGTTCATACGTTGGGTACTAATTCTTGGAAAAACAGTCGGATGTTCCCTTCTGATACCGTTTTCACTGAGCCATCTGGAAAATATGTAAGTGGCACAATTAATTGGTTAGTCTTTCTTAAAGGGCGTCATAGTGATCCACCctttattgtttcttttgatttggATAAGGAGTCTTATCAAAAGGTCTTCCTTCCGGATCTTGGAGAGATAGATGTGTTTGACTTGACATTGGGTGTGTTGAGGGATTGCTTGTGCTTAATTTATGATCACGAAGTTTGGTTCATGAAGGAATATGGAATTAAAGAGTCTTGGATTAAATTGTTCGACCTTTGTAACTTGCAAGATTCAACCAACACTTCTATCTTGACAAAggtattatatatttttgaagatgataatgtgCTGCTGGAGTTTAGTTACCCTGGCAAACAGAAGGTGACCGTGATCCTGTACGATTCCAAgaatccgctcgggagtcacaacaagtga